Proteins from one Cryptomeria japonica chromosome 4, Sugi_1.0, whole genome shotgun sequence genomic window:
- the LOC131875300 gene encoding uncharacterized protein LOC131875300 gives MCPFRWKNGIGSFTFATNPSGTTLHEVGYGLYGVINPSSNAGHKWILTTTDYLTKWTEAMALKEANETVVLNFYEDLIARFGVPESIISDNGLAFVGFKISDWAVKKGIYLNTSSNYYPQGNGQAESTNKNLIRIIKKTMEGNQ, from the coding sequence ATGTGCCCTTTTCGCTGGAAAAATGGGATTGGTAGCTTTACCTTTGCAACCAATCCAAGTGGAACAACCCTTCATGAGGTGGGGTATGGACTTTATGGGGTGATAAACCCTTCATCCAATGCTGGCCATAAGTGGATACTTACAACCACTGACTATCTCACCAAGTGGACTGAAGCAATGGCACTCAAAGAGGCAAATGAGACTGTTGTTCTAAATTTTTATGAGGATTTGATTGCCCGATTTGGAGTTCCTGAGTCCATCATTTCAGACAATGGCCTCGCTTTTGTTGGCTTTAAAATCTCTGATTGGGCTGTCAAGAAAGGGATCTATCTAAATACGTCTTCCAACTATTATCCGCAAGGCAATGGCCAGGCAGAATCAACTAACAAAAATTTGATTAGGATCATTAAGAAGACAATGGAGGGTAACCAATGA